From the Melospiza georgiana isolate bMelGeo1 chromosome 4, bMelGeo1.pri, whole genome shotgun sequence genome, the window TGTCTGTCCACAGGTTTTCAGGGAAGATGTTAAGCATTTACATCTTCAGGACACACAATATTCTTTCTCTGAATATTAATTTTTGGTATGCTCCTCATTTGAGTGCtcaaacattttgaaaaagtaAAGTCAAAATTAATATGCCATGAAATGTGAAGTAAATCAAAGTATGAAAAGTTGCAAAgctattactttaaaaaaatgctgcagttcAGGTCAGTTTAATAAAATCCCTTTATTGAAAATGCAATTGTTCTTTTATATACAGTGTTTTGATTTGCACAGCTACAATTGTCTGACTGTCATCTGTATAAATCTGCACCGAGTAATAATTATTTGTGATGATTTGAGAAATGCTTGGACTGTCAAGTATGAAAAATTGTTGGTCCCCATTATTGTCTAATGCTGAACATTTTGAAGAATACAATCTAGAACTTGGTGTATAGCACATATATACACTAAGTAGGGTAGATATGGATgcaaattgtaaaagccaagtCTTAAAATAGTCTAAAACGTGTTTGTAACTTCAAGGCTCTCCATCAAGGTTTCAAGAATCTTATTTACACCTTTCATGTGAAAACAGAATTGAAAACATGCTTGCATGTAACCTCATGCTCAAAAATTCCCCACCCTTTTAGCATCtggtaaaacaaaaataatactAAAAACCATTTTGTATCTTGAATAACAAACACCTCCTAAAACTGAGATGGTGTAATTGATAGGCTGGGGGAAGGagagctgataataattgaGATTTCAGACAACTGACTCTCTTGATGTCACACAACCAGGACCGTTAGTGCCACCTATAGTTAGTCTATCTGACAGTTCTCACTTGAAGACCTTTCTTTCTGTGGATTTTGAGGCTGCTATACACACTTCTTCTGAACAAATACTGTTAAGAAGAATTTGGTGGACATGAGCTCTGGTTTTATCAGTTCTGGACAGACCCAGCTGGGTGTCAGCTGGTTTTTAGTTGATGGACCACAGATGAGGGGAGCTCTGCAGCAACTAGTACAGTTCTAGCATAGGGCACAAACCAAACCTCCAAATATGAAGGTAACAGAATTAAAGGCAGATGCAAAGTCTTTGTTGAGGCAAaattgaagagaaaaaacaatttaGCAAGGAATGGGCCTGCAAATGCCATTCACGATATTTATCCTCTTTATTCCTTGCTAAATTAATTTGGATAATTTTGCCCTTCAGTCTGCCATGATCAAGTGTCATGTTAGCAGTCCCAGCATAGACTGGTTGTGAGCCTGGTCACAGTAATACAGAACTAGCTGCGGGTGATGCaatagaaataaacaaaatcctGCCTGGTAAATGTGGAGGGTTTCCACCATAATTTTCATAGTGAGACAGAACCTAATTAATGGGCTTTTTGAGTTACATTTCAGTATTTCCATACTTCTATTAAAAAACTGCTTTCAGTGCAGGTACCTATGAATTGACTTGATGTCTGCACCTAGTTTTCAGTAGACTActatattcagaaaaaaaattttttaaaaattccctgCATTTAAATCTGTACTTGCTGCTTGGCCATCAAGCTTGGAAAGGTCTTCAAAGATTACTTTATCCTGCTGTGCCTAAGTAACCAGAAGGAAATACCTCCCATCTCATTACTCTGGTTTACCTTGAATAACCTTTGCCTGTAATGGGTTGATGACTGCCAGCTGGTCAGCGTATGCATTTCTGGTCAGCATATTCTCTAGTGCTCTCCACAAAAcaccctcctgccctccctgcacacacccCCCCACCTTCCACTGAACAGAGGGCAGAGTGTATTGTACTTTCCTCCCTTGTTGTTACTTTGGGACTGATAGAGATGAGAAGCTTCTGCAATCAGAGTGTCCCCAgactacttttttctttttcttcttttaatgcCACTGAGCTTAGAAGTCTCCCACTGCTCATGTCGCTTCACTGTTCAACTCAGTTACTGCatcagaaaaggaaggaaaactttGATCTTGACACGCGCTTCTTCTCTGTCCCCCTTTACAacttctgcaggaaaacaaaaacattattAAGTGCATCTCTGGTGTCAATCCTTTCAGAGGAGAACAGCTGCTTTTATCAGATGTCTTCCCAAAACCTTTAATGGCCTGATGAAGTCCAAGTTGAACTGTCAGAGGACACACCTGAGCACGACTTTATCACCATCCCCACACTGCTCTTAGGCTTAAAAGTGTCCTCAGCCAAAGTGGATTTAGACCATTACTTATTGTGGTTTCTAGAACTGAGGGGTCAGCAGGGACCTCTCGTAATGAGCATGGGCACAGCCATCAGtgtccaggcagcagctgcatgcTCACGACTCTGCTGTAGCCACATCTGTTACagctttggaggaaaaaaagttcaTGACCCCAATTGTTTTCTTGTCCTTTACATGGGTTTAAAGATATCTGTTCCTTGGATCTTCTCTCAGGCTGCTTAATTTTGTGGGGTATATTTTCCTCATTACCTGTGAGCACATTTGCACATTTTCCTTGGCCAGGGAGTCTCTAGTTTAAACAAATGTGTTTCCAGTCTCATTTAAACTTAACCATTTCTCCAGGTCCCCTTACCAGTTTCAGGAGTGAAATCGTTATGTGGCTTAAAAGCCCTGACTGTAACTTTAAAAGAAGAGGAACCATATTACCATCAGCTCACCCACTGTTGATATATAGTTTCAAAATACTAAATTGAAAATGCTCTTATGATTACCCTCCATGGTGCTGTGTAGACTCTAGGGGCCTAGAGCGTGTCCTTTGTGCAAAGGAGAGTTTGGTTCTTTCAGGGTTCCATTAAAGGCTCTCAGGTGCCTTACCTGGCCTTTCACTAGAGCAGGGTCAATATGGCTTTTCTCTCAGCCACTCCTTCAGCAAGGGGGCTGTTGCCATCAAACCTCGAGGAGAGCCAGCAGGACTCTGTGTCTCTGGGAGAAGCAGGTAGGTCAGTTTTTCTAGGGTGCATCAGGTGTGTTAGTCAGCTGCAGAAGAAATGGGCTTTGAAACACTTGGCATTGTTCTAAGACAGTCACTGGATTGGccttttatcttttttgtttgtttgttttaataaacTGAAGTTAGTAGGATAGAATAAAAAGGAAGTCAAGCTTTCTATTTCCTATGTGGCCCTTCATCCATCTGCCATTGCAAAGAGTGCTGTCATTGATGAGAACTAGACAATCTTTTACTGTTTAATGCTATTTAATATGCATTCTGTGTGCCCCCAGGCAGGTCAGAGCACATGCACAGCTCACCCTGGGGTATTGCTGTGTACTTAGTGCTTGAAATGGCTTTTATgtcatttcttcatttttttttccatgttaaaAAGAATGAGAGGAAAGTACCACTTGAAAATGCACAATTACTTAAATGAATTTAAGTAATACAAGCTCATTGGTAACTGCAAATACTAAAGCTGCGTTTTTCCCCTTACTCTAAATGTCTGAAAAGCTCATTAGTGTTAATGTATGGGGAAGTGCTTAGCCTATTGATGGAGGAATGAAATCCggagcaaagcacagctctACAAAGATTCATCTGCAGATTAGGGTCTGAAGCAACCATTAGATTATCAAATCTGACCTTCTATCTAATACAGACCATAGAATCTCATCCACTTAATTCTGTATTTATCCTAACAACAGCACCAGAAAATTAGACACAGTGCATTAACATATTATAATGCAGCAATATATTCaggcatttctttcttttccttccttccttccttccttccttccttccttccttccttccttccttccttccttccttccttccttccttccttccttccttccttccttccttccttccttccttccttccttccttccttccttccttccttccttccttccttccttccttccttccttccttccttccttccttccttccttccttccttccgacacttccttccttccgacacttccttccttccgacacttccttccttccttccttccttccttccttccttccttccttccttccttccttccttccttccgacacttccttccgacacttccttccttccttccgacacttccttccgacacttccttccttccgacacttccttccttccgacacttccttccgacacttccttccgacacttccttacttccttccgacacttccttccttccttctgacacttccttccgacacttccttccgacacttccttccttccttctgacacttccttccgacacttccttccgacacttccttccgacacttccttccttccttctgacacttccttccaacacttccttccgacacttccttccgacacttccttccgacacttccttccttccttctgacacttccttccgacgCTTCCTTCCGACGCTTCCTTCCGacgcttccttccttccgacgcttccttccttccgacacttccttccgacacttccttccgacacttccttccttccgacacttccttccttccttccgacccttccttccgacacttccttctttcctttccccttctcccttcccttcccttcccttcccttcccttcccttcccttcccttcccttcccttcccttcccttcccttcccttcccttcccttcccttcccttcccttcccttcccttcccttcccttcccttcccttcccttcccttcccttcccttcccttcccttcccttcccttcccttccctcccctcccctcccctcccctcccctcccctcccctcccctcccctctccccctccccctcccctctccctaAAACCTGGGGCAAACAGCATTCCTGTGCTATATGATTTTTGATGAAAATCTGCAGGAGGAGAGATTTCAGCTTTTTATTTGCAAAAGGGAATTTGTATGTCTGTGTGTTTGCATAGGGTTTTATTTAGtgctttaaaaattactgaCTGTTAACTAATGAGTATAGAGCTGGTTGAGATccataatttctgtttttctctgagGACATCATAAAttgaaaaagggattttttttaaaagaaaaagtaattttcttgaaaaatcGGTGTGGTCCTTCAGAATTGCTTTCTAACATCTAATTTGGAAACTCCCTGCCAGTCAGTTTTCCTAGGAAGCACGAAGCACATTTCACATCTGGCTTCTCATCACTTTGACTGTGACACAAAACTGCCCTTGAAGTGCACCTGGGAGATATCCAGGGGGATACCACATACACATAAAAGACAAGCCAAGCTGTCTAAAAGAACTCCACTGGGCTAGTGCACATTTTAACCACTAGCCAGCATTTCACTGAACAGAGGAGCAAAATAGATGAGGAAAGTATCAGGGGATTCAGACGAGAAGTGGTAGATGGCACTGTGCAAAATACAGAGGTCCCAGGCTTGGCACATACACACTCTCTTGAAGAAAAAGTcctcctgcccagagctgagctACATCAGCCCCTTGGTGTTGCTCATACTATGGAGACATTTCTCTGCAACccaccacagcccaggcagAGGGAGAGTCTCTGTTGCTCACGTGCTGCAAAAGCTTTTGTTGCCCTTTGGGTGGGTGAAACTTGGACTCCTAGCACTAGTCTGTAACAAAacaatttctatttattttctctgcaaagCTCAGAAATCCTGCAACTGGCTTGGTCCCATTTTGGACTTTCATTTGGGTTTTGACTCTACAGTTCATTTGGATTCTGTTCCTTgagttttggtgggtttttaaaataggaatCATGGCTAAGTACTGCTACTGAAAGCAGAGATTTGACCCATGACTGCAGGAACTGGAGGTTCAGAACTCCCAAGCTGGTGCAAAACCATTTGCCAAGGTTTTGCCTGGCATGTACTGTTTTTTCCTGGTATACTGGCAGGGAGAAAGATGCCTATAATCAAAGGAACACACATAACAGGTGCATAGAGTCTGCATTGCCTCAAATACTTCTTTTCAGTGTCCTGTGATTCATGTTAATTCAACAAGAAGGTACAAGATAAATACTTTTGAAAGATTCAGCATAGAAGAAGGAATCTCAGACCTCCTTGCCTATCAAATAGGAAGGTCAATACTTGCAATTAATTCTTGTCTTTGAGGCTAAACTCATTATTGAGCATAAGGTTCTTCAAAATTCACAGGTAAATGGtgttaaataaatgcaaatgaCATTACTAACATCTTTCCACTATTACTTTGATGCAGTTTGTTCTCAATAAGTAATAAGGTATTTATAGCAGTGAGGATAGGGCTGCACAGAAAAACCTCATGCCATGCAGAGATACCTCTGAATAACCAAACACAGGAGCCCTGCACCAGCATGGTCTGAATGAATCTTCCTCTTGGGGAGTTGCAGGAATATCCATGGACTTCATTTATTCTGGCCATAGCTATGTAAGCCATATTCAAGGTCATAGCCAAGAAACAAGCCATGACTATTAAATTTTCTAACCAAAAAGACACCAATAACAAGAACACacagtattttcattttgtcaAATTTTCCAGTGTCTTCCTACCCCATCTCAGCAGCAAAAGGTCCAACACTGCTGTAGCTGTGGATTTAACTGCAGAGTGAAGGcaaaatttgttttccaggcCTAAGAGAAGCAGTGACTACATCTGAGGATGAGGGTTCTGTAAATGCACTTGCCACCATGCTGTGTGAGCACTTGTGCTCCTTAATATTATCTTCAAAGCAAAGCTCTGGATACTCTGTGAACAGCATTTAATCAATGTGTATCAAGAAGTTTTGAGACAAAAACAGTTTGTCTTCTAGAATAGTGTCAGTTGTACTCAGTCACATAATGAATTATTCCATGCAGGGAAAGATCTGCTTTTCTATGAATTTGtataataaacaaaaaaggcaTTGAGAGTTTCCCAGCCCTTTACTTCTGGTGCCTGTGCTTCCTTTGCAGTTGTCCAACACAGCAATTCTTCATCAGATCAGACGAGACCAAGTGACAGACACATGCCGAGCAAACAGCGTGTCCAGCAGGAAGCGCCGTGTGCTGACACCCAACGATCTCAAGCACCTGGTTGTGGATGAGGATCATGAAATGATCTATTGCTATGTTCCCAAAGTGGCCTGCACAAACTGGAAGAGAGTCATGATGGTTCTGACGGGAAGAGGGAAATACAGCGATCCAATGGAAATCCCGGCCAACGAAGCCCACGTGTCTTCAAACCTGAAGACTCTCAACCAGTACAGCATCCCAGAGATCAACCACCGCTTGAAAAACTACATGAAGTTCCTCTTTGTTCGCGAGCCTTTTGAAAGACTGGTGTCAGCCTACAGGAACAAGTTCACCCAGAAGTACAACACTTCCTTCCACAAACGATATGGCACCAAAATTGTGAGGCGCCAGAGGAAAAACGCAACCCAGGAGGCCCTGCGGAAAGGTGATGATGTGAAATTTGAAGAGTTTGTGGCATATCTCATCGACCCACACACCCAAAGAGAAGAGCCCTTCAACGAGCACTGGCAGACTGTGTACTCCCTCTGCCACCCTTGCCACATCCACTACGACCTCATAGGAAAGTACGAAACGCTCGAAGAGGATTCAAATTACATTCTCCAGCTAGCAGGAGTAGGCAACTACCTGAAATTCCCCACCTATGCAAAGTCTACGAGAACTACTGATGAAATGACCACAGAGTTCTTCCAGAACATCAGCTCCTTGCACCAAATGCAGCTGTATGAAGTCTACAAACttgattttttaatgtttaattacTCAGTGCCAAGCTACCTGAAATTGGAATGAGGGATGGGTTgtggggaaagaggggagataAAGCCTGttttatttaagatttttatttGTCATAATAAATATGGAGAATGGGTTATTTTGTAaattgatattttctttttttgaatgATGCTGCGAGCAGCACagtcaaaattatttaaatcaaCTGTAAGAAAGGACAGCTCTCTTTGCAGGGTAACGGGATTGTGATGATCTAGCTGTAGAAATGAATAATACTGCTACACTGTTTAAACAAGTGTTAATTGTGTTCTGGTGAATTTCATTGATCTTGCATTCCTCCAGTTCTAATTAATGTTATTTATACTTATTTAAAACATTGTCTCTTGGTAGGTTTCACTTCAGCAGCAGAGATAGGATAACATGTGGACAAAAGGAGTCTGGTTTTGGGCTTTCCTCGATTTCCAGCTTGCTCTGGGTAATAATAATCTTCCATTAGGCAATGATGCAGGTAAATATGGAAATGGTTCTGGAGCCACACGCTTTGGGAAGATTGGTGAAAATAAGTTCTTTAGAAAGTGATGTTGCGCTCCATACTAGTACAAAATCTGTCTTTCTAggcctgaaaaagaaaagtaaccCAGATTTGGGTAGATTCATGGGTATCTAATACCCATGACTGAAAGAAACATTAATGTATTCTTTAGGAAGAGAACCTTTTATAAGTCTTAATGAGTTTTTGGAGAATACGACCACTCCCACTGGCTCTTAATTTGAAGCCTCCCAGCCCAAATGAATTGGGGATGGTCCATCAGAAAAGAATCAGCATTTGGAAAGTGGCTGTAAGAGATTTTTTGAATGCCCAAAGCAATTGGTATGAACTTAATTCATatccaggatggagctgtggggacATCCATCCTCTTCAAGTCATACCTCCCTAATTGATCCTAAGATGGGCAACCAACTGGTAATGATACGTTGCTGTAAACAATCTGGGCATGTCATTTGAAAATTCAAAAAGTCATCTTCATGTTGATTCTCTAAGCATGCAAGGCAATAAAAAAGCTTTCATCTTCCTACATGATGGATTCATGGCTTTTTCCTAGGGAGGAGAAGAAGCCTTCTTTTTTAGTTGATGCCTAAATGCCATTGACAGGAATTTTTCTAAGTTCTGATGTGTTAGAAATTCATCCAAGTCATCTCTAATGTAACACCATAACCTTTTATCTTAAGGGGAATGTCTCAGTAGCAGTTGTTTTGTGTTTAACTGCTTTTTAAGATGGCAGATTGTTTTGGGTAAGCAGATAGTAATCTATGCACGGCAGATAAACAATGAAAAATGGTATTTCAGTGTGGATCTGTTAGTAGCTAGTGGGAGCAGAAAATCAGGCTTCTCTAGATGTTTGCTTCTAGTTGGAAGCAGGTGAGGGAATGCTCTGTAGCCACAGGCATCCACAGGCAGCTGATGGGCAAAAGGAGGCAGAGGATAAACTGACACTTGTAAAAATATAAGATCTGTTTTAAAGTTGATAGATAGTTAAAACAAGGGGTTTAACTTGCCTGCATGTCAATCTTTTGATGAAAACAAACCCTTTCAGAAAAGACTGATGATTTAAATAAACTCAGCTCAAGGCAGAGCTGTTTCAACAGTATCAGAGCCAGATCGTGAAAAATGTCAAATTGTACAGTAGCCAGTAATATCCACTGAATTGCATTAGTTTCCAGCACACAGATGtgattaaagaagaaaatagtttgcattttatttgaTAAAAATAAGTTGCTGAATAAATCTTGTTGAAAAACTAACATAACAAACAGCAACTGAAGTCCTTTCACAATTGGATTTGGTCTTAGGCAGGATTCAGGTCATTATTTTCTCTATCATACCATACAAATAAATCTCTTATCCATTCTGGAACAGCCACAGTTTTCATAACCCAGCCCCTATTTATAACCTGGAGCACTGGGCCAGTGGCTGACaaggggctggctggctggctcacCCCTCTGAATTCCTGATCCATTGCTAATTACTGATTGTTGTTTTACTTTAAAGCAGTTTAGTCTCATTTAGAGTGTGTGGAGCTATACCTCTCACAGTGGCCTGGCCCTCTTATGTTCCTAGTTCAATGGTTGTATGTTTGTTAAAAGAACAACTGTCTGAGGCAGGTTGCCCTTCTCCTCACAATACTTCATACAAGCTATTTGTGTGTTAGTTTGATCTTGCATCCCACAGTGCTCATATTTTGCTCCAATTTTCTTCTCAGTCAGCTCTTCATCCATCCAGCAGAAtgtgatgtaatttttttcatttaagacAAAAGTTGCTTCAGAAAGTAAATATTTCAAGAACAGAGTGTGCTTCCCCCTTTCTTTTTGTACTTTTCTCTGGCACCATCACCACATTTTTATGCATTCTGAAATATTCTCTGTAGTTTCACAGCTTTGAAGACACCAAACCTCTATGTGGTAGCTGTGACAGAAAAGCTTTAAGTGAAAAATGTGTTCAGGAGATATGAGGGGTGACCATTGCTCCAGCCAGGATTTTTAGCAACAGCTTTGGGTTGGATTACCTAAATTCTGGCTCCCCACAGAGGGTAGCTCTACGGGTGGATGCTCAGCACTGAGAAGGCTTTTATGTGAACTTCAGTGGGTGCATGAAATCCCTTGCTTTTGAAAAACCTTGATCCCAAACTACTACAACCTGGCTATTTAGTGCATTATATCTATTTTGAGGTGCTGTGAATGGGCTGTAGATCTGTGTTTAAAATGAATAGCTGACATGCTAGATATGATCATGTCCTGTGCAGTGAGCAGCAAGCCCTcaccagctcagagcaggatgACAAATGCAGAGGAATAGCCATTTCTTTTGGCCTATTCGGCACGCTGTTTTGACTGAgcaaaaaaatctgtctttccAGTGCAGCTACACAGGAGGACATTCAGGGTTGTTCGTGCTCATGTCAGTGAGCTGGCAGCCACCACCTGCCGTGGGGGGCAGCCAGAGAACTGGGTTGGTTTTACCCTCTAACTCTCTCTTCCCTGGGTTTCCCAGCTGGAGAAGAGGGGCTGGTCTGCTCCTGAGTTCtgcctctctcccagctccatTTCTGCTGTGGCCACAGCTGATCCTGGGAGACAAatgggcagcacagagccacagcaaAATGTGAAACACAGACATGCCCATGgggctgcaagggccacctggGAAGCTGCTGTTGTAGAAGGGCGTGTATTAATTATGTCTAGTAGTGATAAGCACAGAGAGAACAGCAGTGTTCCTGCTCCccacctctgtccccagccccctcaaagctgctggagcagtgaTCCTTATCTCTGAGCAGCAGTTGCCTCCCTGTCATTTGACAGggccagccctgagcccagcagtgctggtggctcTGTACTTGGCACGATACCCACAGCTGAGGGGTCATTCCCCCCAAATGGCATTAAGCACCTTAACTTGAGAGTGCAGGCTGAATTTGGCCCATATGAACATGATAGAGACTGTTGGGTGGTGGGATGTTCCCCCAAACCTGGCTCAGTCCATGCTTCAGCCTCTTCATAAACCATGTCCATTATGACAGAAACATGCAAGCTGCGTGAACCATGCGCTGTGTAAGACAAGTGAAATAAATAATCCACTAGCAGAAGTGCTTTTAGAAGTAAGTTGACCCCAGATGTTTTAGGGTTTCACTGTAGTCTGCTGCACTTTTCAGGTACAAAAAGGGACTGTCCTTACTATTACTCTTGTTACAGAGAGTGTTATTTTCTTACATGCATGCACAATACAATGTGTACGAATAATTTAACATCAAGtggggttggatttttttttaatctatttgtATGCAGTAGAAGGCTTGTTGTAGAAAAGTATCTCCTTATACTTAAATATACTGttaataaagcaaaaaagaTAAATTACACATTGCCAACACAAGTGTGACCTGCTCATGagtctttccttaaaaaagCCATTCAAGCCTGATTATTTTTCTAAGTAACTTCAATTAaattgaagaaagaaaattcctCTCTGTGTGCTTTATTTATGGCTCATTCTTTCAGGGCGGATTTTtcagggtgggatttttgtCCGCATAGCTTTGCTTTCTTACCTGCCTTATTGTATATTATAGGCAGGACACACTGAAAACTCAAAATTATCTACTCCTGTGGAGTAGGAGAAATCCCTTGGTGGGGTTCAgtgggcagagcagccagggaacCGAGACCAGGGAAGCAACAGCTGCAGAACTCAACCATGGacagagggagggagctgggggcttTACAAAATTGAAATCACTTGCATACAAACCCAGAAACTTCCATTTTTGGGGTAATGGAGTAAGAAATGGCCTCTCTGCACAGCCTTGGGTGCACAGCTTTTATGTGGTTTCCTTCATTGCTTGTAAGATAGTGGAAAGAAAAGACCAGTCTCTCATACTGCCACAGAGACTGAAAAAACTGGATTTGCACCAGTGAAGGAAACTTGAAGATCTGTCCTTTTGGCCTcaatttttccattaaataaCCCCAAATTTACAAAATCCCTTCCTATTTATATCCAGCAGCTGCCCCGTGGTACTggcctcaggaagctgctgtaggacaggagagctggcagcagcagggctgtgggcagcatCCTGGCACTGGGAGATGGATAGGGAGCACTGCAGGGTATGACAAAGTGACAGGATCCTGCACAACTGAAGTGTCCTCTGGCCCAAATAAGAGATTAAGTCCAGTAGAGATGATGCAAAGTTTGAAGAAAGACTGTTCTTGTGGTCATAacctgctccctgtgcaggcATGAACTCCAGTACTTCCAAACCTTTGGTTGGATAAAAACACGTATCATTCAATTCCATCATAATTatgaaagaatttaaaatgtggagaatgggaaggaaaagagaaaaaaatcaagcacgttcagccagcagcagagcagcaatcAGGGCATATGCTTGCCAACCAGCAGCACCATGCCTTTCTCACTAGCTGTATTACACATCATCACGTACCAGACTCCTGAAGCcacccaaaaataaaatatcttgcTTTTCCAGTTGCACTTACAACTTTGCCAAGATtgaaatttttgaaatattaGAGTCTGGTTTATTCCTCAGTGCACTGGAAGACGTACCCAAATGCCACCTCCCCAGATTGCATGCTAATCAATTTTATAAAATCTATGTTAAAAGAGTAAAATCAACTTCATCTTCTCTATTGGCATGACAAGAAGCCACCTGTTTCCCCTATTACTTGAAATGTCACTCTACTGTTGTGCTCGAGCCTCTGGACTCTGAGATTCAACTCACTGTCAATAAAAACCTTCTGCTTGGCTAAGTCAGAGACATTAAGGACCTACAGTAGCGACTTCTTCATGGAGGAAAACatatagaaaatattatttctttatacattatttaaaatatattttgccaATATCTTAATAAGATTACTGATTTTGACATTGACTGTCCCTATTTTTTTAGTAAAAGCAACCTGAGCTAACATTCCTTTAGGAGCACACATCCTAGCACTATGCAACAAATGGACAGATCA encodes:
- the CHST11 gene encoding carbohydrate sulfotransferase 11 isoform X3 encodes the protein MKPAVLEVMRMNRVCRMVLVTSVGSFILVIFYFQSMLYPVMRRNPFGMDICCRKGSRSPLQELYNPTQLSNTAILHQIRRDQVTDTCRANSVSSRKRRVLTPNDLKHLVVDEDHEMIYCYVPKVACTNWKRVMMVLTGRGKYSDPMEIPANEAHVSSNLKTLNQYSIPEINHRLKNYMKFLFVREPFERLVSAYRNKFTQKYNTSFHKRYGTKIVRRQRKNATQEALRKGDDVKFEEFVAYLIDPHTQREEPFNEHWQTVYSLCHPCHIHYDLIGKYETLEEDSNYILQLAGVGNYLKFPTYAKSTRTTDEMTTEFFQNISSLHQMQLYEVYKLDFLMFNYSVPSYLKLE
- the CHST11 gene encoding carbohydrate sulfotransferase 11 isoform X2; protein product: MKPAVLEVMRMNRVCRMVLVTSVGSFILVIFYFQIMRRNPFGMDICCRKGSRSPLQELYNPTQLAPRAGRQQSEQDPKLSNTAILHQIRRDQVTDTCRANSVSSRKRRVLTPNDLKHLVVDEDHEMIYCYVPKVACTNWKRVMMVLTGRGKYSDPMEIPANEAHVSSNLKTLNQYSIPEINHRLKNYMKFLFVREPFERLVSAYRNKFTQKYNTSFHKRYGTKIVRRQRKNATQEALRKGDDVKFEEFVAYLIDPHTQREEPFNEHWQTVYSLCHPCHIHYDLIGKYETLEEDSNYILQLAGVGNYLKFPTYAKSTRTTDEMTTEFFQNISSLHQMQLYEVYKLDFLMFNYSVPSYLKLE
- the CHST11 gene encoding carbohydrate sulfotransferase 11 isoform X1 is translated as MKPAVLEVMRMNRVCRMVLVTSVGSFILVIFYFQSMLYPVMRRNPFGMDICCRKGSRSPLQELYNPTQLAPRAGRQQSEQDPKLSNTAILHQIRRDQVTDTCRANSVSSRKRRVLTPNDLKHLVVDEDHEMIYCYVPKVACTNWKRVMMVLTGRGKYSDPMEIPANEAHVSSNLKTLNQYSIPEINHRLKNYMKFLFVREPFERLVSAYRNKFTQKYNTSFHKRYGTKIVRRQRKNATQEALRKGDDVKFEEFVAYLIDPHTQREEPFNEHWQTVYSLCHPCHIHYDLIGKYETLEEDSNYILQLAGVGNYLKFPTYAKSTRTTDEMTTEFFQNISSLHQMQLYEVYKLDFLMFNYSVPSYLKLE
- the CHST11 gene encoding carbohydrate sulfotransferase 11 isoform X4, which translates into the protein MKPAVLEVMRMNRVCRMVLVTSVGSFILVIFYFQIMRRNPFGMDICCRKGSRSPLQELYNPTQLSNTAILHQIRRDQVTDTCRANSVSSRKRRVLTPNDLKHLVVDEDHEMIYCYVPKVACTNWKRVMMVLTGRGKYSDPMEIPANEAHVSSNLKTLNQYSIPEINHRLKNYMKFLFVREPFERLVSAYRNKFTQKYNTSFHKRYGTKIVRRQRKNATQEALRKGDDVKFEEFVAYLIDPHTQREEPFNEHWQTVYSLCHPCHIHYDLIGKYETLEEDSNYILQLAGVGNYLKFPTYAKSTRTTDEMTTEFFQNISSLHQMQLYEVYKLDFLMFNYSVPSYLKLE